The proteins below are encoded in one region of Hordeum vulgare subsp. vulgare chromosome 3H, MorexV3_pseudomolecules_assembly, whole genome shotgun sequence:
- the LOC123444445 gene encoding interactor of constitutive active ROPs 1-like, whose product MPRSRGSELPQRASPRAPLHLKTTASSDANGAHHRVVVDRSSPKVADRHSPRSPLPEKRRAGTRVAELETKLGKVQDELKKLREQLVSAEAAKKDAQVALEEAKKHVGAKGSPKPAASPPSPAPLPVEDEKKADEVKVAEEPAAVEEEEEESSMNSPATDVFEVVRTESGDKENQSALVAEDSEEVSCGDKAALAEQEVEVEVEETKTMIEEDSKDPAAAIGGGEKESPEVVELKAQLMAKEMEVAVLTADNAELKKQADEAAAAAKRADEEAVAKAFLVEQELKENAARESRMREQLSASEAAREALDAEMRRLRVQTEQWRKAAEAAAAVIGGDAHLVGHHGLAGNGNGWGSPATMPDDGDDEGFGSKRKGAGIRMLGDLWKKKGNK is encoded by the exons ATGCCGAGATCCAG GGGGTCCGAGCTGCCGCAGCGGGCGTCGCCGCGCGCGCCGCTGCACCTCAAGACCACGGCCTCCTCCGACGCCAATGGCGCGCACCACCGGGTCGTCGTCGACCGGAGCAGCCCCAAGGTCGCCGACCGGCACTCCCCGCGCAGCCCGCTGCCAGAG AAGAGGCGTGCGGGGACCCGGGTGGCGGAGCTCGAGACCAAGCTGGGGAAGGTGCAGGACGAGCTCAAGAAGCTGAGGGAACAGCTCGTGTCTGCGGAGGCCGCCAAGAAGGACGCGCAGGTCGCGCTCGAGGAGGCCAAGAAGCATGTCGGCGCCAAGGGGAGCCCCAAGCCGGCGGCGTCCCCTCCCTCCCCCGCCCCTCTACCGGTCGAGGACGAGAAGAAAGCTGATGAGGTGAAGGTCGCTGAAGAACCGGcggccgtggaggaggaggaggaggagagcagcATGAACTCCCCGGCGACCGATGTGTTTGAGGTCGTCCGGACCGAGTCGGGCGACAAGGAGAACCAGAGCGCGCTCGTTGCCGAGGACAGCGAAGAGGTGAGCTGTGGAGACAAGGCGGCGCTGGCCgagcaggaggtggaggtggaggtggaggagaccAAGACGATGATTGAGGAGGATAGCAAGGACCCCGCGGCCGCCATTGGTGGCGGCGAAAAGGAGAGCCCGGAGGTCGTGGAGCTCAAGGCCCAGCTCATGGCCAAGGAGATGGAAGTCGCCGTCCTCACGGCCGACAATGcggagctcaagaagcaggccgaTGAGGCCGCGGCGGCGGCCAAGAGGGCTGACGAGGAGGCTGTGGCCAAGGCTTTTCTCGTCGAGCAGGAGCTCAAGGAGAACGCGGCGCGGGAGTCCCGGATGCGCGAGCAGCTGAGCGCGTCCGAGGCCGCGCGCGAGGCGCTGGACGCCGAGATGCGGCGCCTGCGCGTGCAGACCGAGCAGTGGCGCAAGGCGGCCGAGGCAGCCGCCGCGGTGATCGGCGGGGACGCCCATCTTGTCGGTCACCACGGCCTTGCCGGCAATGGCAACGGGTGGGGGTCCCCCGCGACGATGccggacgacggcgacgacgaggggTTCGGCAGCAAGCGGAAGGGCGCCGGCATCCGGATGCTCGGCGACCtgtggaagaagaagggcaacaaGTGA